The sequence GCGAAAGCACAGCCGCGGGCAATGGCGCCGGCGACGGAGCAGCCGAGTCGGTCGAGGCCTCCTGAGCAATCTGACGCGAGCGCATCAAAAGCCCTGGGGGACGTGCGTTCCCCAGGGCTTTTTTATTACACGACGTGTATTTTATGGAGAACAGAAATCGTTAACTAACCGCATGACGGCCGTGTATCGTCTACTGAACCTTCTGATCCTGGGCCTCTTGCTGTCTGGAATAGGGCTGGGATGGCCGCAGGCTGTGCAAGGCCAACCTGCTTTTCCGTTGCCGCTACCGCTGCCTTCGGAGATTTCCTATGATCCTGCGATTCCTCGACCCGAGGAAGTCATCGGCCATGTCGTAGGCACGCGGCATACGGCGCCCCACCAGATTGTAGCCTACTTTCAAGCCGTAGCCGCAGCCAGCGACCGCGTCCTCGTCGAAGAGCACGGGCGCACCTATGAAGGACGTCCGCTGATTCATGCCATCGTTTCCGCTCCAGAAAACCTGATGCGTCTGGAAGCCATTCGCACCGCCAACATGCGGCTTTCGGAGGCTCCAGAGACCGTAAGCGATGCCGAGCTGGCACGCATGCCGGTTGTTGCCTACCTGGGCTACAGCATTCATGGCAATGAAGCCAGCGGTTCGGAAGCCTCGCTGCTGGTGCTTTACTATCTGGCGGCTGCCCGTGGGCCTGCCATCGACTCGCTGCTCGCCCAGGCCGTGCTCATTATTGATCCGATGCTGAATCCCGACGGCCGGGATCGGTTTGTAGACTGGGCCAACCGTAACCGCGGCCGCGTGCCTGTGGCCGATCCTCAGGACCGCGAGCATATCGAGCCCTGGCCTGGCGGGCGCACCAACCACTACTGGTTCGATTTAAATCGTGACTGGCTGACCGGTCAACACCCGGAGTCTCAGGGGCGGCTGCGACTCTTTCACCACTGGCGGCCGCAACTGCTGACGGACCATCACGAGATGGGCAGCGAGTCGACCTTTTTCTTTATGCCGGGCGTGCCCAGCCGAACCCATCCGCTGACGCCCGCGCGCAATCAGGAGTTGACCGCTGCAATCGCTCGCTATCATGCAGAGGTGTTCAATCAGATCGGATCCCTCTACTATTCGGAAGAGGGATATGACGATTTCTACTACGGCAAGGGATCAACGTACCCTGATGCGAACGGTGCGGTAGGGATCCTCTTCGAGCAGGCTTCCTCACGCGCCCTGCTTCGGGAAACGCGTGATGGGGTGCTTTCTTATGCCTTTACCGTCCGTAATCATTTTGCGGCCTCTCTCTCTACGCTACGCGCTCTGCGCGCCCTTCGGATAGAACTGTTGCGTTACCAGCGCGATTTCTATCGGGAGGCCGAACAGCTCGCGCGACAGCTTCCTGTCAAAGCCTATCTCATTGCCCTGGAACCAGGCCGCACGCGTGCGCAGATGTTGGCGCAGGTGCTTCGGCGCCACCGCATTCGTATCTACATGCTGGCGCGGGATGTTACGGTTGAAGGGAAAACGTTTCGGGCGGGGCAGGCCTACGTGGTGCCCGTGCAGCAGCCACAGGCCCGGATGCTGCAGGCCCTGATGGAGCGACGCACCACCTTTGAGGACTCGCTTTTCTATGACGTGTCGGCCTGGACGCTTCCACTGGCCTATGACGTGGTCTGGGCCGAATGGAAACGGAATCCATCGCCGCTGCTGGGCGCTCCGGTCGATTCGGTGAAGCTGGACGGAGGAACCCTGATCGGAGATCGCTCCGACTATGCCTATTTGATGACCTGGGATCGCTTCTTTGCACCGGCAGCGCTTTATCAACTTCAGCGGGCAGGGGTGCGGGCGCGAATGCTCTCCAGGACGATTACCTTGCCGGTTGCAGGTACCCGTCGAACGTTCCCGCCCGGCACCGTGCTGATTCCGGTTGTGCAACGCGATGGAAAGGGACCCGGACCCGACTCGCTGCAGGCGCTCCTGCAGCAGTTGGCGCAGACCTACCATGTGCGTTTCTATGCGGTTCAGACCGGATTAACTGAAGAAGGTCCGGATCTGGGCACGCGCGACTACGGACGCGTGTTGGAACAACCCCGGGTAGCGCTGCTGACCGGCGAAGGCACGCGCGCCTACAATGCGGGCGAAGTGTGGCATCTGCTCTCCGAACGAATGCATATGCCTGTTTCCCTCTTAGACGTGCAGCATGTCGCCTGGGCCGATCTGAGCCGCTATAACCGGCTGGTACTGGCTGGCGGATCGTATGCTGCCCTGCCGTCTGAAAAAATCAAAAACTGGGTGCGGGAAGGCGGAGTGCTTATTGCGCTGACCAGTGCAGTAGACTGGGTGGTGGCTCAGGGATGGCTTAACCTTAAAGCCAAACCCTTTGAGCTCGACTCCCTGCTTCGACCCTACCCGTATGGGCAGTTGGCCCGCGCTCGTGGCGCACAGGTCATTGGCGGTGCTATTCTGGAAGCGCGCATGGATACAACCCATCCGCTGGCTTTTGGCCTGGGCGCTACGCTACCCGTCTTTCGAACCGAGGAAACCTTCTACGAACCGTCCGAGGTGCCAGGTGCTAACGTGGCAGTTTACACCGAACAGCCCCTGCTCAGCGGTTATCTTTCAGCGGCCCGTCGGCAACAGGCTCCGGGAGCGGCGGCTGTTGTGGCACAGCGGTATGGGCGGGGGCGCATTATTCTGATCATGGATAATCCAAACTTTCGCGCTTTCTGGCCGGGTTCGAGCCGGCTGTTCCTGAACGCCGTCTTTTTCGGTGACGCGTTCTAACGAGCGGGCACAAATTGCTGGTTCAGGCTTAAGCGTAGCAGTCCACTGACTGCTACGCTTTTTCTTTGTACTAACCGGGAGTCGTCATGCCGAATCGTCTTCAGTTTGAAAAAAGCCCCTATCTGCTGCAGCACAAGGATGACCCGGTCGACTGGTGGCCCTGGTGCGAAGAAGCTTTTGCTCGGGCAAAGGCCGAAGACAAACCGGTATTCCTGTCAATTGGCTACGCCGCGTGCCACTGGTGCCATGTGATGGCCCATGAGTCGTTCCAGGATGAGGAGGTCGCCCGCCTGATGAACGACGCGTTTATTAATATCAAGGTGGATCGGGAAGAGCGGCCCGACGTCGATCAGCTCTATATGACGGTCTGCCAGATGGTGACCGGCCATGGGGGGTGGCCTTTGACCATCATTATGACCCCTGACCGGAAGCCGTTTTTTGCAGCGACCTACATTCCCAAGCGCAGTCGGTATGGCCGGCCGGGCCTGTTAGAAATCATCCCGCGCATTCAAGAGGCCTGGCGGCAGCACCGGGACGAGATCATTGCCTCTGCCGAGAAGCTGACCGGCACGCTGCAGAAGATCATGTCGTTTGAGGCGCCCAGTCAGATCATTGATGCAGAGTGGTTGGAGATCGCCTACCGACGGCTGGATGACATTTTCGATGCCAGGCATGGCGGCTTCGGACATGCACCAAAGTTTCCCACCCCGCACACGCTCCTGTTCTTGTTGCGCTACTGGCAGCGAAGCGGAGAGGCGCACGCGTTGCAGATGGTTGAGCACACGCTGATGCAGATGCGACTGGGGGGCATTTATGATCACGTGGGGTTTGGCTTTCATCGCTACGCGACCGACGAGGCGTGGCGCGTGCCGCACTTTGAAAAGATGCTCTATGATCAGGCGCTGCTTACGATAGCCTATACCGAGGCCTACCAGGCCACCGGCAAGTCCTTCTACGCCCGGACAGCGCGCGAAATTCTGACGTATGTGTTGCGTGACCTGCGGGCGCCGGAGGGGGCCTTTTACAGCTCGGAGGATGCCGATAGCGAAGGCGAAGAGGGAAAATTTTATGTATGGACGGTCGCCGAATTGCGCGAAGCGCTGGGGCCAGAGCTGGCTCCAATCGCTATCGATCTATTTAACGTGCAGCCAGAAGGTAATTATGAGGAGGAGGCGACCGGTGAGCGTACAGGCAAAAACATTCTCTACCTGAGCAAATCACTCCAGGCCCTTGCCCGCGAGCGAGGGTGGTCCCTAGAAGAGCTGGAAACGACGCTGGCAACGATTCGGGAGCGTCTGTTTGCATATCGCATGCGCCGCGTGCGGCCGGGCCGGGATGAGAAGATCCTGACGGACTGGAATGGCTTGATGATCGCCGCGCTGGCCCGGGCGGCGCAGGTGTTCGATGAGGCGGTCTATGCTGAGGCTGCGCAGACGGCCGCCGACTTTCTCCTGCGCACAATGCGCACGCCCGAAGGTCGTCTGTGGCATCGCTACCGAGACGGAGAGGCAGGGATTTCCGGGATGCTGGACGACTATGCCTTTTTGAGCTGGGGATTGCTGGATCTGTATGAGGCAACCTTTGAAGAACATTACCTGGAGACGGCGCTTGCGCTGACCGAGCAGATGCTCACGCACTTCTGGGATGCACGGGGTGTGTTCTACATGACGCCTGATGATGGAGAACCGCTCATTGTGCGACCTCGGGAAACGATGGACAATGCCATGCCTTCAGGGAATGCGGTGGCGCTGATGAACCTGGTGCGCTTAGGACATATGACCGGCCGCACAAACTATGCAGAGCATGCGGATGCGATGATTCGCTTCTTTTCCGGACCGGTCAAACAGCAGCCGCCTATCTTTACAGGTATGCTGGTCAGTATTGATTTTGCCTTTGGGCCCATTTACGAATTGGTGCTGGCGGGCGATCTCGACAATCCAGACCTGCGGGAACTACTGCGCACGATTCACCAGCGCTATTTGCCGCGCAAAGTGCTTATGCTGCGCCGGTCGGGCGCAGCCGGTGAGCGGCTGGTGCAGTTGGCGCCGTTTGTGGCTGCCCAGGAGCCGGTTGATGGCCGCCCGACCGTCTACGTGTGCCATGATTACCGATGCGAGCAGCCCGTTACCGATCCCGAGGAACTGGCCCGTCAGCTTGATGCGCTGCACGCTGGCGCACCGGCCTGAACAAAACAATGGGGGCCGGTTCCTCTGCAGAGGAACCGGCCCCCACGGGCTGCAAGCCGAACAACTCAGGCTTCTACTGGATCGACGTGCACAAAACGCCGATCCCCGCGTCCGCGCGAGAAACGAACCACGCCGTCAACTTTAGCAAACAGCGTGTCGTCGCCTCCGCGTCCTACGTTCAGACCCGGATGAAACTTGGTCCCACGCTGGCGGACTAGGATACTCCCGGCCGTGACAAACTGCCCCCCGAAGACCTTAACGCCCAGCATCTTCGGGTTGGAGTCCCGGCCGTTCCGGGTCGATCCCATGCCTTTCTTATGCGCCATGACACCCTCACGAGTTGGCCGTTAAACGAAAACCTTAAGCAGTTGGCTGGGCCGTTGCTTCGCTTGCAAGCGGCTGCGCATTCTGAGGCACCTCCAGGGCTTCTATTTGCACTTTCGTGTACCGCTGGCGGTGACCGCGCTTCACCTTGTAGCGTTTGCGCCGCTTTTTCTTAAAGACCAGAATCTTATCCGCCTTGACGTGTTCCAGCACGCGCGTTTTAACGGCGGCGCCTTCCACAACCGGACGGCCCAGGTACACCTGGTCGCCATCGACCACCAGCAATACACGATCAAAAGTCAACGTGTCGCCCGGCTGGGCTTTCTCATGATAGGGAATGTAAAGGTAGCGACCTTCTTCGACGCGAAATTGCTTACCGGCGATGTCAACAATGGCATACATGGCTTCCTCTGCTTTGGGGCGCCGGGTTGGGTACCGACGCGAGAGTTCACGGATCGTTCAGGAAAAAAATCGTAGCTTCTAAAGTTAGGGAGTTTCAACGTTCAAAACCAGTTAAAGTTGTCAAACGCTGATGGAGATTGTACTGCCAGATTCAGGGCTGCGGCTGGTGCCCCGTAAGATCATCTGCGTGGGCAAAAATTACGCGCGGCATGCTGCTGAGCTGAATAGCACGGTACCAGAAGAACCAATATTGTTTCTAAAACCTCCTACTGCCCTGATTGGTTCAGGAGGGACTGTGTTGCTTCCGCCGCAGTCGCGTGAGGTGCACCACGAGGTAGAGCTGGTGGTCGTGATCGGGCGTGAAGGAAAGCGCATTGCGGAAGAAGAAGCGCTGGACTACGTCGCAGGG comes from Rhodothermus profundi and encodes:
- a CDS encoding M14 metallopeptidase family protein, whose product is MTAVYRLLNLLILGLLLSGIGLGWPQAVQGQPAFPLPLPLPSEISYDPAIPRPEEVIGHVVGTRHTAPHQIVAYFQAVAAASDRVLVEEHGRTYEGRPLIHAIVSAPENLMRLEAIRTANMRLSEAPETVSDAELARMPVVAYLGYSIHGNEASGSEASLLVLYYLAAARGPAIDSLLAQAVLIIDPMLNPDGRDRFVDWANRNRGRVPVADPQDREHIEPWPGGRTNHYWFDLNRDWLTGQHPESQGRLRLFHHWRPQLLTDHHEMGSESTFFFMPGVPSRTHPLTPARNQELTAAIARYHAEVFNQIGSLYYSEEGYDDFYYGKGSTYPDANGAVGILFEQASSRALLRETRDGVLSYAFTVRNHFAASLSTLRALRALRIELLRYQRDFYREAEQLARQLPVKAYLIALEPGRTRAQMLAQVLRRHRIRIYMLARDVTVEGKTFRAGQAYVVPVQQPQARMLQALMERRTTFEDSLFYDVSAWTLPLAYDVVWAEWKRNPSPLLGAPVDSVKLDGGTLIGDRSDYAYLMTWDRFFAPAALYQLQRAGVRARMLSRTITLPVAGTRRTFPPGTVLIPVVQRDGKGPGPDSLQALLQQLAQTYHVRFYAVQTGLTEEGPDLGTRDYGRVLEQPRVALLTGEGTRAYNAGEVWHLLSERMHMPVSLLDVQHVAWADLSRYNRLVLAGGSYAALPSEKIKNWVREGGVLIALTSAVDWVVAQGWLNLKAKPFELDSLLRPYPYGQLARARGAQVIGGAILEARMDTTHPLAFGLGATLPVFRTEETFYEPSEVPGANVAVYTEQPLLSGYLSAARRQQAPGAAAVVAQRYGRGRIILIMDNPNFRAFWPGSSRLFLNAVFFGDAF
- a CDS encoding thioredoxin domain-containing protein, coding for MPNRLQFEKSPYLLQHKDDPVDWWPWCEEAFARAKAEDKPVFLSIGYAACHWCHVMAHESFQDEEVARLMNDAFINIKVDREERPDVDQLYMTVCQMVTGHGGWPLTIIMTPDRKPFFAATYIPKRSRYGRPGLLEIIPRIQEAWRQHRDEIIASAEKLTGTLQKIMSFEAPSQIIDAEWLEIAYRRLDDIFDARHGGFGHAPKFPTPHTLLFLLRYWQRSGEAHALQMVEHTLMQMRLGGIYDHVGFGFHRYATDEAWRVPHFEKMLYDQALLTIAYTEAYQATGKSFYARTAREILTYVLRDLRAPEGAFYSSEDADSEGEEGKFYVWTVAELREALGPELAPIAIDLFNVQPEGNYEEEATGERTGKNILYLSKSLQALARERGWSLEELETTLATIRERLFAYRMRRVRPGRDEKILTDWNGLMIAALARAAQVFDEAVYAEAAQTAADFLLRTMRTPEGRLWHRYRDGEAGISGMLDDYAFLSWGLLDLYEATFEEHYLETALALTEQMLTHFWDARGVFYMTPDDGEPLIVRPRETMDNAMPSGNAVALMNLVRLGHMTGRTNYAEHADAMIRFFSGPVKQQPPIFTGMLVSIDFAFGPIYELVLAGDLDNPDLRELLRTIHQRYLPRKVLMLRRSGAAGERLVQLAPFVAAQEPVDGRPTVYVCHDYRCEQPVTDPEELARQLDALHAGAPA
- the rpmA gene encoding 50S ribosomal protein L27, whose protein sequence is MAHKKGMGSTRNGRDSNPKMLGVKVFGGQFVTAGSILVRQRGTKFHPGLNVGRGGDDTLFAKVDGVVRFSRGRGDRRFVHVDPVEA
- the rplU gene encoding 50S ribosomal protein L21 yields the protein MYAIVDIAGKQFRVEEGRYLYIPYHEKAQPGDTLTFDRVLLVVDGDQVYLGRPVVEGAAVKTRVLEHVKADKILVFKKKRRKRYKVKRGHRQRYTKVQIEALEVPQNAQPLASEATAQPTA